Proteins found in one Strix uralensis isolate ZFMK-TIS-50842 chromosome 21, bStrUra1, whole genome shotgun sequence genomic segment:
- the IER5L gene encoding immediate early response gene 5-like protein: MLRGRRRMECTLDAQSLISISLRKIHSSRTQRGGIKLHKNLLVSYVLRNARQLYLSERYAELYRRQQHYPDGAPLLAMPACPPPAAAPPELAALPLPADTQDREARSCAAVRGGAELLEVPVCAAPPELQRAPCRDSSPGFYRAAGSAGPGGGGGGGGGSSSAAPGLLYAAGCDFGSGGAPHCSSRTTVLDLDTHVVTTVENGYLHQDCCSQCPCCCQPAPGLASPPPAPGTKRKYYPGQEEEEEGVEEGEPGGGGVAGGPPFAPCTKRARFEEYSAEHPQDSSNISNLISIFGSGFTGLVSRQQADSEQPLNGQLCGKQALASLGAWTRAIVAF, encoded by the coding sequence ATGCTGAGGGGCCGGAGGAGGATGGAGTGCACCCTCGATGCGCAGAGTTTGATCAGTATTTCCCTGCGGAAGATCCACAGCTCCCGCACGCAGCGAGGCGGCATCAAGCTCCACAAGAACCTGCTCGTCTCCTATGTGCTCCGCAACGCCCGGCAGCTCTACCTGAGCGAGCGCTACGCCGAGCTCTACCGCCGCCAGCAGCACTACCCCGACGGCGCCCCGCTCCTCGCCATGCCCgcctgcccgccgcccgccgccgccccgccggagCTGGCGGCTCTCCCGTTACCCGCCGACACGCAGGACCGCGAAGCTCGGAGCTGCGCGGCGGTGCGGGGCGGTGcggagctgctggaggtgccGGTGTGCGCGGCGCCCCCGGAGCTGCAGCGAGCGCCTTGCAGAGACTCCTCGCCGGGTTTTTACCGGGCGGCCGGCAGCGCCGGTCccggtggtggcggcggcggtggcggcggcagcagcagcgcggcCCCAGGGCTGCTCTACGCCGCCGGCTGTGACTtcgggagcggcggggcgccgcACTGTAGCAGCCGCACCACCGTGCTGGATTTGGACACTCACGTCGTGACCACGGTGGAGAACGGGTACTTGCACCAGGACTGCTGCTCGCAGTGCCCCTGCTGCTGCCAACCGGCACCGGGGctcgcctccccgccgcccgcaccgGGCACCAAGCGCAAGTATTAcccggggcaggaggaggaagaggagggggtgGAGGAAGGGGAACCGGGGGGAGGCGGGGTGGCGGGCGGCCCCCCCTTCGCCCCGTGCACCAAACGCGCCCGTTTCGAGGAGTACAGCGCCGAGCACCCCCAGGACTCTTCCAACATCTCCAACTTGATCTCCATCTTCGGCTCCGGTTTCACGGGGCTGGTGAGCCGGCAGCAGGCGGACTCGGAGCAGCCCCTCAACGGGCAGCTGTGCGGCAAGCAGGCGCTGGCGAGCCTGGGAGCCTGGACTCGGGCCATCGTCGCGTTTTAG